The DNA window CCCGAATGGCTGATGGTTCCGGTGTCGCTGCTGCTGGCGCTGGCCGTGGGCGGCCTCATCGGCGCCTTCAACGGCTATCTGGTGGTGCGGGTGAAGATGAGCGCCTTCATCATCACGCTGGCGTCCTACATCTGGGTGCGTGGCCTCGTGCTGGTCGTTTCGGGCGGCCGCTCGGCGCAGGACCTGGCGCCGGCCATCCGCTGGTTCGGCATCCAGCGCCTTGTCGGCCTGCCGCTCACGGCCTGGATCGCGGTTGGCTGCTTCGTCGTCTTCTCGCTGATCATGGCCAAGACGCCATTCGGACGGCATCTCGTGATGATCGGTGGCAACGAGACGGCGACCTTCCGCGCAGGCATCCGGGTGAACCGCAATCTCATCATCGCCTTCGTTCTCGCCGGTGCCATCGCCGGCCTTGCCGGCTGGCTGCTGGCGATCCGCACCTCGGGCGCCACCGCCAATCTCGGCGTCGGCCTTCTGTTCAACGCCTTCGCCGCCGTCGTCATCGGCGGCGTCAGCCTGAAAGGCGGCGTCGGCACCCTGCCCGGCGTCTATGCCGGCGTGCTGCTGCTCTCGGCCATCAACACAGCGATCAATTTGATGGGCCTGCCGGCCAACTTCACCCAGGTGATCCATGGCCTGCTGGTGCTGGCCGCCGTGCTGCTCGACGCTTTCAAACAAACCATTCGACAGAGGCTGGCATGACAGGACGGTTCGCATGACCAATCGGCTACAAGACAAGGTGGCGCTGATCATCGGCAGCGCCCGCGGCATCGGCAAGGGCATCGCCCTGCGCTTTGCCGAGGAAGGCGCGAGGCTGGTGCTGGCCGACACAGAAGTCGAGGCCGGGCAAGCGACCGCCGACGAGTTGGGCGTCCCCTTCATCCGCACCGACATCTCGCTGATGGCCGATGCCGAGGCCGCCGTGGCGCTGGCGCTCAAACAGCATGGCCGCCTCGACATCATCGTGCAGAATGCCGGCATCTATCCCTGGCAGCTGATCGAGAACACCAGTGCCGACGACTGGGACCGCGTCATGGCGGTCAATCTGCGCGGCACCTTCAACGCCAGCCGCGCGGCCCTGGTGCCGATGAAAGCGCAAGGCTTTGGCCGCATGCTCTACACCTCGTCCATCACCGGCCCGCATGTCACCAGCCCGGGCCATGGCCACTATTCGGCCAGCAAGGCCGGCATCAACGGCTTCATCCGTGCGGCGGCACTCGAATTCTCCGGCTACGGCATCACCGTCAACGGGGTCGAGCCCGGCAACATCCTGACCGAAGCCATCGAGCTGCATCGCGGTGCTGCCTACATCAAGAACATGGAGGATTCGATCCCGCTCGGCCGCCTCGGCAGCCCGCGCGACGTCGCCAACGCCTTCCTGTTCCTCGCCTCCGACGATGCCAGCTACATCACCGGCACGACCATCATCGTCGACGGCGGCCAGCTGCTGCCGGAAGGCAATGACTTCCGGCTGTTGCCGCCGTAATCGTTGCAGGGATGGCGATGGACCGCTGAGACTCCTGACGACAAGCGAGAATGAGAGCCGTACTTCAAGCGACAGATTCATCGCCCGCGCATTAGTTGCCAATATTCCCCCACAAGTTGCAGCGGAACAACTTCGCGTCTCAAAGGTTGTTCACCAAGTGCTGATCAAGGGGGATGTTTGCTAATGGCCAACGAAATCAGAACCAGCCATATCTACCAGCGGGCTCATGCTTTGGCAGAGGGCGGTGTCCACCCAGCCGAGATCGTGGCCACATTGCTGGCCGAGGGTTATCCGGAAGCCGCCGAGCTGTTGAACTCCAAAAACATCCATGCCGACCTGCGCCGGGTTTGTGATGCGGCGGCCGATGGACAGCCAGTCACTCCACACCGTGGGCTTCGCCATTGACGTGGGCCGTGGATGGATTGTGTGATTGGAGGCGCAAGGCGATGAATTAGGCACGGCAGTGCATGGTGGCAACCTGGTTCGCTGCTACTTGCCGCTTGCGCGATCAGCTACGTTTCGTGACAGTATATCCTAAAAGCTTCCTGGGCATTTGAGCCCATGGTGACAAGTGGCCTTTGGGGGAAACATGCCTATCAAGTCTACAGACGGCGGATATCCGGTAAGGTTCAGTGTTCCTAACCAGCGATGGAGTAAGGTATTCCGCACTCAGGAAGATCTGCAGAAGTTCCTTACGTCCGAAATCAAGCATTGGGAGGAGCAGAACCAACCAAGGCATTTTCCGCTTCCGGCGGGACCCCAGGGACTTC is part of the Mesorhizobium loti genome and encodes:
- a CDS encoding SDR family oxidoreductase, whose product is MTNRLQDKVALIIGSARGIGKGIALRFAEEGARLVLADTEVEAGQATADELGVPFIRTDISLMADAEAAVALALKQHGRLDIIVQNAGIYPWQLIENTSADDWDRVMAVNLRGTFNASRAALVPMKAQGFGRMLYTSSITGPHVTSPGHGHYSASKAGINGFIRAAALEFSGYGITVNGVEPGNILTEAIELHRGAAYIKNMEDSIPLGRLGSPRDVANAFLFLASDDASYITGTTIIVDGGQLLPEGNDFRLLPP
- a CDS encoding ABC transporter permease — encoded protein: MNPRTRKALEFVLDNLVWFMLLFVLVVFSIFVPNYFQLGIFANIIEASSVLGVMSIGLALVIIAGHMDLSVESVAALSAMAVGILFCSSGIGMGVQLHPEWLMVPVSLLLALAVGGLIGAFNGYLVVRVKMSAFIITLASYIWVRGLVLVVSGGRSAQDLAPAIRWFGIQRLVGLPLTAWIAVGCFVVFSLIMAKTPFGRHLVMIGGNETATFRAGIRVNRNLIIAFVLAGAIAGLAGWLLAIRTSGATANLGVGLLFNAFAAVVIGGVSLKGGVGTLPGVYAGVLLLSAINTAINLMGLPANFTQVIHGLLVLAAVLLDAFKQTIRQRLA